The DNA segment tcccaaaaataatatttcacgTCCAACAAGAATTTCTTGCGTTGGTGAAATGATAAATTTGGTGGAAGTGTGCCTGTGACAAGATAATTAGCGAAATTTGCATACCATGGGCAATTTTTGAGTGTGAATAACTATTTATCAGAAAACCAATCACCTATTTCACCctcttaatttttcttttcctcacccaaattttcaagtctcgACAAGTGATCAGCTACAACATTCTCTACACCTTTTTTATCTCTTATTTCTAAGTCAAATTCTTTAAGTAAAAGAATCCACCTAATTAAACGTGGTTTTGCATCTTTTTTAGCCAAGAGATATTTCAATTCTGAGTGATCGGTGTACACAATGACTTTAGATAAAACAAGGTATGAGTGAAACTTATCAAATGCAAATACTATAGCAAGCAATTCCTTTTCTGTGGTTGCATAATTCAATTGAGTCTCATCTAGATTTTTACTTGCATAGTAGATAGTGTGAAATACCTTGTTTTTCCTTTGACCCAAAACAGAACCTACCGCTGTGTCACTTGCATCGCACATTATCTCAAAAGAGAGATTCCAATCAGGAGATACCAAAATCGGAGCTGTTACCAGTCGTTCTTTTAGTGCCTCAAATGCCTGCATACAATCAAAGTTAAAATTAAATGGTGCATCTTTCATTAACAAGGAAGATAAAGTCttagcaatttttgaaaattttttaataaatcgcAGGTAGAATCCGGCATGGCCTAAGAAACTTTTAACTCCCTTCACAGATGTCGGCGGTGGCAAGTTCTTAATAACTTCCACTTTCGCTTTATCCACTTCCAAGCCTTGTTCAGAAACCTTGTGCCCAAGTACAATCCCTTCCTGcaccataaagtgacattttttCCAATTCAATACTAAGTTAGTTTCCTCACATCGCAACAAAACCATACGCAAATTTTCCAGACAGATATCAAAAGAATTtccaaatatataaaaatcatccatgaaaatcTCTAGAAAATCTTCAATCATGTCATGAAAAATTGCGTccatgcatctttgaaaagtggCCGATACGTTACATaatccaaatggcattcttCTATAATCAAAAGTGTCATAAGGACAAgtgaaagtggttttctcttGGTCCTCAGGTGCAATCATGATCTGGTTATATCTCGAAAGCcatctaaaaaataaaactcaTGACCCGCTAACCTCTCAAGCATTTGATCTATGAAGGGGAGGAAAAAATGGTCTTTACGGGTAGCGTCATTCAATTTTCTATAATCGATGCACACGCGCCAACCCGTCACAGTTCTTGTGGGTATCAATTCacttttttcatttttcactATAGTTATGCCACCTTTCTTAGGAACACATTGAATTGGAATTCCCATGAACTGCCAGAAATAGGATAAATAATACCTGCATACAAAAGTTTGATGGTCTCAGctttcactacctcttgcatctTCGGGTTAAGTCTTCTCTGAGGTTGAACCAAAGGTGTATACATCTCTTCCATCAGAATTTTGTGCATGCAAACCGATGGATTGATTCCCTTAATATCCGTCACTTTCCAAGAAAATGCCCCTTTGTGTTCTCTAAGGACTTCCACCAATTTTTCCTCCATTGCATCTATCACAAAGATGAAATAATAACAGGTAAATTATTATTTGTGctcaaataaacatattttaaatGCAAAGGTAAGGGTTTTAGTTCAAGAGTCGTTGGTGTTTCAAAACTGGGCTTTTGAGGAGATAGATCCTTCCTATTTCCCAAATCTTCTAGTCGGAGCCTCAGTGGCTTCCTTAATGGAGGATTTTAATTGAGATATGCTATAATATATGCTATCTCTTCATCCACGGCATCCTCGCTTCCACTACTGGTGAGTGCGGCCTCAACTAGATCCTTCAACTCTCCCTGCACAAAATTATACACAAGTGAATCCAATGAATCAATTTTATAACAATCATGATCATGTAATGAATGCTTGATTGCATCAAAGACATCAAAGGTGATATCCTCTTCTCCTACTCTTAATGAAAACTTCCCTTTTTGGACATCAATTATTGCTTTTCCGGTTGCCAAGAAGGGTCGACCCAAAATTAATTGCATCTCCACGTCATCTTCCATATCAAGTACCACAAAGTCTActgaaaatatgattttgtcgACTTTGACTAGCACATCTTCTATTATCCCTCGTGGGTATTTTATGGATCTTTCTGCAAGCTGCAAGGACATTCTTGTAGGATGTGGCTCTCCCATCCCAAGTCagttaaaaacaaaaaatggaATCAAGTTAATGCTCGCACCTAAATCACAAAGAGCTTTATGAAAAGAGATATTCCCAATCACGCAAggaatagaaaaactccctgaatCTTTCAACCTAGGAGGGATTTTGTTTTGCACTAATGCAGAACAATTCTCAGTTAACTTCACCATTGCATGCGCCTCTATTTTCCTCTTGTTGGAtaaaatttccttcaaaaagTTTGCATAGCTAGGCATTTGCAACAAAGAATCTACAAAAGGAATATTTATATGCAGTTTTTTAAACACCTCAAGAAATTTTGCAAATTGTGCATCAATCTTAGCTCTCTTGAGTGCCGCAGAAACGGAGGTGGGATGACAATATTAGGCTGTGTTGTGGGTGTTTGTGTAGAGTTAGAAATCTTACCTGTTGAAGCCTCTTGATCACCTTCTTCCTGATTCTCATTTTGTTCAGTCACCTTGGCCTTTAGCTTCTTTCCACTCCTCAATTccactgccttgacttgctctTTTGGATTTTTCTCGGTACCTCTCGGTAGTGTCCCAAGCTCTCTGTTGGACATTGCTTTTTCCAACTGCCCTATTTGATTCTCCAAATTCTTTATCGATGAATCTTGGTTGTGCATCCTAGTCTCAGTGGAAGACATAAACTTTCTCATCATTTGCTCCAATGATGATTTCTCCTCTTGGGGTTGCTTGCCATAATTTTGATTTCCTTGCGGTCTATACTGATTATTTTGACCTCCCCACGAAAATTTTGGATGCTGCCTCCAAACCGAATTGTATGAATTTGAATATGGGTTGTTTCTTGGGTGATTCTGGCTACCCACTTGTTTCACTGGCATCCCATGTGGCACATAAAAAGGGTTATCATCTTGAAAATCCTGTGTGAAATGCTCACCTCCGCATTTGTCGCAGAACACCTCTTGGATACGCATAGCATAATTTCCCATGCTCAACCCATCAATCTTCTTTGTAAGAGCTTCTAGCTGGGCAGACATCGCAGTGATTGCATCAACCTGATGAAGACCTGTAGTTCTTCTGGATATATTCCTCTCAGACTGAGGATGATAACTGCTTGAAGCAATCTCTTCCAATAGTTCATATCCTTCCTCTGGTGATTTCCTCAATAGATTTCCACCTACGGCTGCATCTATTATATTACGGTTATTAGATAACAAACCATAATATAAAGTTTGTACCACAAGCCAGTCTGGAATTTCATGATGTGGGAATCTTCTGAATAAATTTTTGTAGCGCTCTCATGCTTCATAGAGTGATTCCTGATCCGATTGGGAGAAAGTTGTAATGTATGTCTGTAATTTCATAGACTTTGATGGAGGAAAATATTTGGTAAGAAACGCTTTGTCCATGTCCTCCCATGTAATGATGGAACCTGCAGGTAAACAATTCAGCCATGCCTTATCTTTGTCTCGCAATGAAAAGGGAAATAAACGTAGATGAACAGCATCGTCAGAAACTCCCTGATGCTTAAAGGTATCacaaatttctaaaaaaattgcaATGGGAGCATTCGGATCATCTAAGGCGGATCCAACAAATTGTACTGTATTATGAATCATCTGGATAATGGCTGGCTTGATTTTGAACTGATTAGCATGAATTTTTGGTCGAATGATGATAGGCCTAGAACCATTGATGGATGGTTGAGCGCAGTCCATCATAGATCTAGGAGTAGGTGGCCCATTGTTCTCCTCACCGTCTCCCCGCGGTGGTTCGTTTTCAGCCATCAGAACTCTTTGTTGTCTTCTTCTCTTGCGAAAAGTTCTCTCAATTTCAGGATCAAAAGGTTCGAGTTCTGAGTGTGATGATCGTAGCATGCACCAGAAGATATACCTGCAGCGAAAAATAGATCAGTAgtgtaaaattttaaatgaaacTAAAGAAGATCTCTAAGCAGTAAATTGTAAAttaacagtccccggcaacggcgccaaaaacttgatcgagcgtTTTTTGCACAGTAAAAtgaactaaataaataaaccgcAAAGCTCGAAATTGttgcaagtgcacgagtcaaattttaatatagtgGATAAGAAAAAGTATCGTCCTCAGAGACTATATTAACCAATTTCCACTTAATTATGCTTCTCTAGAAAGTTTAAACAAAAATTTAGAATTCTTCTATCCAATTACTATTagcaaataatcaattaaagacaaaaataataaaagatctagaatttttttaaagataaaattcaaatgttgatgacaattttttagatttcagttcACCTTCCCCTTTTTGACTCTGATAATCAATCTAAACATACAACTCATGTTTTTGACAAGATTCCCTAATTTATTAACATACTCTTTCAAGTTATGATAAACTAACTCAATAccatgaaataattaaatgtcTTCAATTATATAACAGGTATCAAATTGCATGAACGATTCTTGGAATCCCTTAGCTTTTGACCTATTGGATTATCACTATCAACATGAATTCAATTTCATATGTCAATGCAAATTGTAAATCCATGAACTATGTTATCTTTTCCTACCatgaatttttctttcaaaataactcaCGATATAAAATATTGTAGAAGTTAGCTACGCTTCAACAATTCCAAGCAAACCAATAACATAATTAAACACTCATCGAAAGTCGAAGATCAATATTCAAGAGTCAAAATTTTAGGTTCGGATCTCCTAAATCTCAAcaataaaagtttagctacacataaaattcatgaaaaacaTCTaagttcaaaaaaataatattaagaattaatctagaagaagtTTTGGAGCATAAATAAACGCTATCAGCCGATTCTTTAAGTTGATCCTTGCGTCTCTTGTTCTCTTCAGTTGTAGCCATCAAAAGATCTCCCTTCCAACCCTAATATCGACTCTTTTATATGCTAAGAGTCCTCACACTTTgtcattcatttttttaaaattctagaGAAATATTCCTTTTCTGAACAGCGTATCGGAAAAATTTCTGCCTCCATCTTGTTTTCTTCAGTGATTCCCGCCTAGGCGGTAAAAAGTATCCACCTAGGCATAAAAATCTCTGCCCACGACTTCAATTTTCTAAGAATCCCGCCTAGGCGGTAAAAAGTACCCGCCTAGGCGGAAAAACTTTTGTCCACTATCTTTGGATTGGTCGTTTCCTCACTCTGGTTTCAGTATTTTCCCTgccaaaattcttaaattcatagtAGATAccataaaactcaaaaactcaaattttaGATAAAAACACGGAATAATCAAAATTCTCACGCTTAATAACGATCAATTTGACCCCTTTTTACTGCAATTTTTGGGTTATATCATCTTCCAATATCACACCTTGCTCAAGAATGGACTTCTCTTCAAATTACGTCCATGACTAGTCAAAAAAGATCCACTCTAAacatgcactagaatatttagagcatttttcattgagaatttCTTTGTCTTTTCTCCCAAGATGAAAGACAAAATTGGAGAAAAATACAagggagtgttcggccacttgaGAGAAAAATTAGAATGAATATTGCTTGTCTTGGTACTTAAAAAGTGTGTTATGACAAAAAACAAAGTATGCACGAAAAAAGTTAaagcatgcataaaaaaaatatacatctTGTCTTTTAACCCCTTCATATTCATTCTCTCTCATGTATTGTATGTATTTATATGtcaaacatatacatacatggcccatgaacttaatatttaattaattatcaaactcaaactcatttaagtttaattaattaattaaatccaacttgaaCTTATTCAAGCCAACTGGtagaataattattcaacattatttctatttgggctctacaagacccaatagtatttaattaatccaacagttgaattaatttaattatttggactctacaaggtccactagtatttaattaatttaacacttgaactaatttaattaaattcataataatagttttttaaatcacatttaaaaaaactaattatttattcaagtcaatTTTTAACCTTAGAAcatattcacaaattaaaatttgCTTTTCCATTTATTCTTCATTAGAAGTCATACTTTCTAATTTATCTCACTTATAAACTCTTTTATAAACTATtaaacacattgaactaattttattctcaacggGTTCTAAAAatctagtacttgtgtgacccttaaTGGGTCAATGATACAATTAGTAGTGGTCATGTGATTCGTGATCAAAAattcccttatatgagcataccctgaatagctccattcttatttatcaactccttgataataagaacatcAGAAAACTCAATTTTGATGGTACCCAACCACtcatgttaaacgtctagcagcatcgcttacatgactccctaggtataaaatgatagtgcttgcaagaaccattcaattatagttagcgtacagtatgatCCCTtgaactcatatatcccgaccgattcgacaatcattgttttatcgagagttgtcattgaatcgataactatgtttcatgccgtagttgcatcaaatgtgtaattcaaaaaaccctttcttaattaccacctgcTCTGATAAGaaatttcaagctacatatgcatgagatcacataggatatccatacccaaaGGTAAGCgatgaatccccgactacaatgcattgactcctatatgtttcgacacaacacccaaccttgccacctgatgaccccagttgagtcggtaaacaagtcaaagtgaagtcctagcatatagagtctttaTGTTGTCTCGGGCCATAagtactaatggtgtacaaccataaactaagACATtttcactcgataagtgagaaccacatGGAAAGttctttagggagggttgttcagtgcactctacaaggagcccCTACTTGCATGTTTGGACATCACCAtgtccctaccaatgaaacgtggtactctcaTCGAAAATACTATTTTCAAGCTCAAGtgacctttatccttctttgtggtggctgaatcgactagaaacggtttagaatatacagtatttcaaatatgagtttcatgatagtcatcacattaccatctcatattatttttactatttgtatattcaaaggctttatctatgcaactagCATGGGTATACAAATAAAGACgtgcaaattaaataatgtcaaatattattaaaataaagattgtcatacaagagttctctcaatgACCATTGACCAacacttggctcgacgggcacttactctaacaatctccaacTTTCACTAGATCCAACTACACATATgtttcaaacccattgattcacAATACGTTTTGAACAATGGTCCTAGTAAAGGCTTaattagtggatcagcaacattatctgcggaggcgacacTGTCTAACTACACCTCTACTCTTTTCACAATCTCTTGGaagatgtggtattttctcagtacatgtttggatttctgatgagacttCGGTCCCTTCTCCTGAGCAATGGCGCCCGTGTTGTCAAAGTATACCTGGActtgatcaactccattaggaataacgctcaactcttggacgaaattccttataCAAATAGCTTCTTTTGCTGCATCTGATGCAGCAATGTATTCTACCTCAGTGATGAAATTCGCAGTGCTGtttttcttggaactcttctaagagacagcagcaccattgagcatgaatacaaacctGGAAGTTGACTTTGAATCATCAatatcgctttggaagctaga comes from the Henckelia pumila isolate YLH828 chromosome 1, ASM3356847v2, whole genome shotgun sequence genome and includes:
- the LOC140863719 gene encoding uncharacterized protein is translated as MGEPHPTRMSLQLAERSIKYPRGIIEDVLVKVDKIIFSVDFVVLDMEDDVEMQLILGRPFLATGKAIIDVQKGKFSLRVGEEDITFDVFDAIKHSLHDHDCYKIDSLDSLVYNFVQGELKDLVEAALTSSGSEDAVDEEIAYIIAYLN
- the LOC140863730 gene encoding uncharacterized protein, translated to MAENEPPRGDGEENNGPPTPRSMMDCAQPSINGSRPIIIRPKIHANQFKIKPAIIQMIHNTVQFVGSALDDPNAPIAIFLEICDTFKHQGVSDDAVHLRLFPFSLRDKDKAWLNCLPADAAVGGNLLRKSPEEGYELLEEIASSSYHPQSERNISRRTTGLHQVDAITAMSAQLEALTKKIDGLSMGNYAMRIQEVFCDKCGGEHFTQDFQDDNPFYVPHGMPVKQVGSQNHPRNNPYSNSYNSVWRQHPKFSWGGQNNQYRPQGNQNYGKQPQEEKSSLEQMMRKFMSSTETRMHNQDSSIKNLENQIGQLEKAMSNRELGTLPRGTEKNPKEQVKAVELRSGKKLKAKVTEQNENQEEGDQEASTDSLLQMPSYANFLKEILSNKRKIEAHAMVKLTENCSALVQNKIPPRLKDSGSFSIPCVIGNISFHKALCDLGASINLIPFFVFN